From a single Callithrix jacchus isolate 240 chromosome 5, calJac240_pri, whole genome shotgun sequence genomic region:
- the LOC144582708 gene encoding uncharacterized protein LOC144582708, translating to MWRPLALLLLILPGCFSIYGPGTVWGTEWDSLTVQCHYDQGWETYNKWWCRGSGWKSCEILVITAGSGHTVERDRVSISDDQKNRVFTVTMKNLWRSDTDTYWCGIERTGTDLGVQVQVTVYPAEVTVYPVEVTIYSAEMTVYPEPTTIVTTIPGTADIATPGTTDTAVPRKTETTVPGKRNTDAPGTMDTTVPRQEETAVPGKGNTAVHGTADTASPGTRDTAERKRTTSPVVLASWAWLSQSTNSSQPTALTSPLTRILLCNIHFLLPTSLKGLLLVGLLCAMLRVSSTKGAFRGK from the exons ATGTGGCGCCCACTGGCCCTGCTCCTTCTCATCCTCCCAG GGTGTTTCTCCATCTATGGTCCTGGCACTGTGTGGGGCACAGAATGGGACTCACTGACAGTGCAGTGTCATTATGACCAAGGCTGGGAAACCTACAATAAGTGGTGGTGCCGTGGAAGTGGCTGGAAATCCTGCGAAATCCTCGTTATAACCGCGGGATCAGGGCACACAGTGGAGAGAGACCGAGTGTCCATCAGTGACGATCAGAAAAACCGTGTGTTCACCGTAACCATGAAGAATCTCTGGAGGTCGGACACTGACACCTACTGGTGTGGCATTGAGAGGACGGGCACTGACCTTGGAGTCCAAGTTCAAGTGACCGTTTACCCAGCTGAAGTGACCGTTTATCCAGTTGAAGTGACCATTTACTCAGCTGAAATGACCGTTTACCCAG AACCTACGACCATAGTCACAACTATACCTGGGACAGCAGACATAGCAACACCTGGGACAACAGACACAGCTGTACCTAGGAAAACGGAAACAACTGTGCCTGGGAAAAGGAACACAGATGCACCTGGGACAATGGACACAACTGTACCTAGGCAAGAGGAAACGGCTGTGCCTGGGAAAGGAAACACAGCTGTACATGGGACAGCAGACACAGCTTCACCTGGGACAAGAGACACAGCAGAACGTAAGAGAACCACCAGTCCAGTAGTTCTGGCTTCCTGGGCTTGGCTCAGCCAAAGTACCAACAGCAGCCAGCCCACAGCTCTTACCAGCCCCCTCACCAG GATCCTGCTCTGCAACATCCACTTTCTGCTCCCAACTTCCCTGAAGGGGCTGCTGCTTGTGGGCCTGCTCTGTGCTATGCTTCGAGTGAGCAGTACTAAGGGGGCCTTTAGGGGGAAATAA